The sequence below is a genomic window from Massilia oculi.
CTTGAAGGTCGAACCGGGCGGATAGGTGCCCGACAGCGGACGGTTCATCAGCGGCCGGTCGAGCGAGGTGTTCAACTCGTTCCAGCTCTGGTAGTCGATGCCGTCGACGAACAGGTTCGGATCGAAGCCGGGCCGCGAGACATAGGCCAGCACGTCGCCGGTCGACGGTTCGATCGCCACCAGCGCGCCGCGCTGGTCGCCGAAGGCTTCCTCGGCGATCTTCTGCAGCTCGATGTCGATCGACAGGATCAGGTTGCTGCCCGGGACCGGCGGCGTGCGCTTGAGCGTGCGGATCGCGCGGCCGCCGGCCGAGCGCTCGACCTGCTCGTAACCAGTCACGCCGTGCAGCTGGCGCTCGTAGCGCTTCTCGACGCCTTCCTTGCCGATATGGTCGGTGCCGTTGTAGTTGGCGGCGTCGTCGCCCTCCTCGATCGCGGCGGCTTCCTTGGCGTTGATCCGGCCGATGTAGCCGATCACGTGCGAGGCCACCTCGCCCATCGGATACTGGCGGAACAGGCGCGCCTGCACCTCGACCCCGGGAAAGCGGAAGCGCTGGGCGGTGAAGCGCGCCACCTCGTCGTCGGTCAGGCGGGTGCGCAGCGGCACGCTGGCAAAGCTGCGCGACTCTTCGCGCAGGCGCTTGAAGCGGCGCCGGTCGCGCGCATCGATCTCGACCAGCTTGGCCAGTTCGTCGATCACCGATTCCAGGTCGGCCTGCAGCTTGGACGGCGTGATCTCGAGCGTATAGGCGGAATAGTTGCGCGCCAGGACCACGCCGTTGCGGTCCACGATCAGGCCCCGGTTGGGCACGATCGGCACCAGCGCGATGCGGTTGTCCTCGGCCTGCGCCGCGTACTGGTCGTGGTGCAGCACCTGCAGCCAGACCACGCGCGCGACCAGCAGGCCGAAGCAGATGAAGACGAGCGCCACCAGCGCCGTGAGGCGCATCCGGAACTGGTGGATCTCGCGGTCGCTGTCCTTGAACTCGGTCATTCTGGATAAACCTGGTGGAAACGCCCGGTCAGATCGGGCGGGTATGGTCGCGGTCGACGGCGCGCCGCTGGGGCGCCAGCAGCAGCCAGGTGATCACCGGCCACAGGGCCACCGCCACCACGCTCTCGACGAACGGCAGCAGGCCGGGGAAGCGGCCTGACACCACCATGTGCACGACCAGCTGGATGGCCTGGGCCAGCAGCAGCAGCGGGAACACATGCATGGCCTGGGTCAGCAGCGGGAACCATAGCACGCGGCGGTGGATCATGATGGCCAGGTAGGACAGCACGGTGTAGGCGAGCGCGTTCTCGCCCAGCAGGCTGGCGTCGTGCACGTCCATCAACAGGCCCATGCAGAAGGCGACGCCGATGCCGACCTTGCGCGGCTGGTGGATGCCCCAGAACACCAGCACCAGCGCGACGAAGTCGGGCGCCCCGACCCAGCGCCCCCAGGGCATCAGGTTGAGCATGAAGGCGCACACCAGGCTGAAGGCGATGAACAGCGGGCTGACGGGCAGCAGGATGTAATGCGGACGGCGACCGGGCATGGCGGCTTACTCCGTTCGGGCGGCCGGCGTGGGCGCGGTCGCGGTCGTTGCAGGTGGCGTGGCGGCCGGCGCCGCCGGACGTGGCGTGGGCTGGGCCGCGGGCGGCGTCGCCGCAGGCTGGTTGGCTGGCGTCGGCGTAGGCGCGCCGTTGGCGGCGGCGGGCGCGCCGGCCGCCGGCAGCGGCGCGGCAGGCAGCGGCGGCGTCGGCACCGCCGGCATCTTCGGCATATTGCGCCGGCTGCCGCTGTACGGCGCCTCGGGCGCCGGGCGCGGCGGCAAGGGGTTGTGCGACATGATCACCAGCACCTGGCGATTGCGGTCGATGCCGGCCAGCGGCTGGCCGACCACGCGGCCGAACGAGCCGGCCGCCTTCTCGACCTGGGTCACGCGCGCCACCGCCAGGCCGGCCGGGTACATTCCGTCCAGGCCCGAGGTCACCAGCACGTCGCCGACCTGGATGTCGGCGTCCTGGGCCACGAAGCGCAGGTCGAGCAGGCCGGTATTGCCGCGGCCATAGACGATGCTGCGCAAACCACTGCGCAGCACCTGCACCGGAATGGCCTGGTCCTTGTCGGTCAGCAGCGTGACTTCGGAGGTGAACGGAAACACGCGGGTGACCTGGCCGACCACGCCGGCGTGGTCGATCACCGGCAGCCCGAGCGACACGTCGTCGCGCGAACCGCGGTTGATCACGATGCGGCGGGTGGACGGGTCGCGCGCGTCGTACAGGATCTCGGCCATCTGCGACTGCACCGGCAACTGCTGCTTGCCTTCCATCAGGCGCCGCAGGTGCGCGTTCTCGGCCATCTGGAACTGGGCCTGCTGCAGCAACTGGGCGCGCGCCAGCTCCTGGTGCTTGAGCGCCTGCACTTCCTTCTGCAAGGTCGACAGCGACGAGAAATAATCGCCCATATTGGCCAGCGCCTCGCGCGGCATCAGGGCCGCCATCTGCATCGGATAGAGCACGGTGGCCGCCACCTGGCGCACGCCGGACAGCAATCCCATGCGGGCGTCGACGAACAGCAATACGATGGCGATCAGTGCGCAGACCGTCGCCTTGACTCGTGCTGGGGCGCCTTGTTTGAACAGCGGCGGAGGACTGTATTCCATGACGTCCGTTGGTGGTAACGCGGGCGATCAATACCAAGGCGGGCAGATGCGCGCAGCTTGTGACCGCACGCCCTGCCCGCCCCGGTCGATCACGTGCGTCTTATTCGTACGAGAAGATCGAACCAAGCTTGTCCATGCGCTCGAGGGCCATGCCCGAGCCGCGCACCACGCAGGTGAGTGGATCTTCGGCGGCCAGCACCGGCAGGCCGGTTTCTTCCATCAAGAGGCGGTCCAGGTCGCGCAGCAGCGCGCCGCCACCGGTCAGCATCATGCCCTTCTCGGCGATGTCGGCGCCCAGTTCCGGCGGCGCCTGCTCCAGCGCGTTCTTCACGGCCGACACGATCTGGTTCAGCGGATCGGTGAGGGCTTCCAGGATCTCGTTGCTCGAAATGGTGAACGAGCGCGGGATGCCTTCCGACAGGTTGCGGCCCTTGACTTCCATTTCCTTGACTTCGGAACCCGGGAACGCCGAGCCGATCGCCTTCTTGATCGCTTCGGCGGTCTGTTCGCCGATCAGCATGCCGTAGTTGCGGCGGATGTAGTTGACGATGGCTTCGTCGAACTTGTCGCCGCCCACGCGCACCGAGCCCTTGTAGACCATGCCGCCCAGCGAGATGATGCCCACTTCGGTGGTGCCGCCGCCGATGTCGACCACCATCGAGCCGGTCGCTTCCGAGACCGGCAGGCCGGCGCCGATCGCGGCCGCCATCGGCTCTTCGATCAGGTACACCTGCGAGGCACCGGCGCCGAGCGCCGATTCGCGGATCGCGCGGCGCTCGACCTGGGTCGAGCCGCAGGGCACGCAGATGATGATGCGCGGCGACGGACGGAAGAATTTCGAGTCGTGCACCATGCGGATGAACTGCTTGAGCATCTGCTCGGTGACGGTGAAGTCGGCGATCACGCCATCCTTCATCGGGCGGATCGCTTCGATATTGCCGGGAACCTTGCCGAGCATCTGCTTGGCTTCCTTGCCGACTGCCTGGATGGTCTTCTTGCCGTTCGGGCCACCTTCCTGGCGGATCGCGACCACCGACGGCTCGTCCAGGACGATGCCCAGGCCGCGGACGTAGATCAGCGTGTTGGCGGTGCCAAGGTCGATCGCCAGGTCATTCGAGAAGTAGCTGCGTAAAAAACCAAACATGGGTGTCCTGATGCGCATCAATGTGCGCCTAAACATTGATCGGGGATTCTGTGCCGCACCTGCCAAGCTTGGGCACCGCGGACTTCGCATGCGCGGGCGCCGGGCTTTCGGCACGACAACGCATTAGCCCGCCATTCTACCTTATAATTTGTCGTTTACATGCTGAATACAGGTGGTTTTGCCCACCGAATTGCAAGCGATTTGGACGGTGTTTGCAGGGTTTTATCGCCTTTAAGAAGCCGTTCGCTGACAACTTGCTAACATTCATTATTCGCCGAATCACTTTTTGCGCGCTGATGGCGTGCCATATAGCCATGTCCCTGACCCTTTCCGACGTAAAACGCATCGCCAACCTGGCCCAGCTCGACATGGACGACGCCCATGCCGAGACCGCGCTGGCCGAGTTGAACGGCATCTTCGCGCTGGCCGAGCAGATGCAGGCGGTCGACACCACCGGCGTGGCGCCGCTGGCCCAGCCGCTGTCGGCGATCCTGGCCCTGCCGTTGCGCCTGCGCGACGACGTGGTCACCGAAGAGAATCGCCGCGACGACTACCAGGCGCCGGCGCCGAAGGCGCAGGATGGCCTGTACCTGGTGCCGAAGGTCATCGAGTAAGTCTGCCTCAGAAAATCGCTAAAGAATCGACACGCACATGCATAACAAGACCATCAAGGAGCTGTCCACGCTCCTGCACTCGAAACAGGTGTCCGCGACCGAGCTGGCGCGCCACTACCTCGGCCGCATCGACGCGAGCGGGCACAACGCCTTCCTGCACGTTGACCACGAGCTGACGCTGGCCCAGGCCGCGGCCGCCGACGAACGCCTGGCGCAGGGCACGGCCGGCCCGCTGACCGGCGTGCCGATCGCGCACAAGGACATCTTCGTCACCCGCGGCTGGCGCACCACGGCCGGCTCGAAGATGCTGGACGGTTACGTCAGCCCGTTCGACGCGACCGTCGTCGACCGCTTCAAGGCGGCCGGCATGGTCACCCTGGGCAAGGTCAACCTGGACGAATTCGCGATGGGTTCGGCCAACGAGAACTCGGCCTATGGCGCGGTGAAGAACCCGTGGGACGCGAACGCCGTGCCGGGCGGTTCGTCGGGCGGCTCGGCCGCGGCGATCGCCGCGCGCCTGGCCCCGGCCGCCACCGCGACCGACACCGGCGGCTCGATCCGCCAGCCGGCCGCCTTCTGCGGCGTCACCGGCATCAAGCCGACCTATGGCCGCGTGTCGCGCTTCGGCATGATCGCCTTCGCCTCGTCGCTGGACCAGGGCGGCCCGATCGCCCAGACCGCCGAGGATTGCGCGCTGCTGCTCAACGAAATGATCGGCTTCGACGAGCGCGATTCGACCAGCCTCACTGTCGAGCAAGGCAATGTGCGCGAAGACTATACGCGCGACCTGAACAAGCCTTTGGACGGCCTGCGCATCGGCGTGCCATCGGAATACTTCGGCGAAGGCCTGGCTAGCGACGTCGAAAGCGCGGTGCGCGCGGCGCTCGATCAATTCGTGGCGCTGGGCGCTGTATTGGTCGATGTTTCGCTGCCGAAAACGGCGCTGTCGATCCCGACCTACTACATCATCGCGCCGGCGGAAGCCTCGTCGAACCTGTCGCGCTTCGACGGCGTGCGCTACGGCCACCGCGCGGCGGAGTACAAGGATTTGCAGGACATGTACCGCAAAACCCGCGCCGAAGGCTTCGGCAGCGAGGTGAAGCGCCGCATCATGGTCGGCACCTATGTGCTGTGCCACGGCTACTACGACGCCTATTACGTGCAGGCGCAAAAGATCCGGCGCCTGATCGCCGACGACTTCCAGGCGGCGTTCGCCGACAAGTGCGACGTGATCATGGGACCGGTGGCGCCGACGGTGGCCTGGGACCTGGGTTCGAAGACCAATGACCCGGTGGCGAACTACCTTGCCGACATCTTCACGCTGTCGACCAGCCTGGCCGGCCTTCCCGGCATGTCGATCCCCTGCGGTTTCGGCTCCGGCAAGGATGGCGGTGAAGCGAACGGCAAGCGCCCGGTGGGCCTGCAAATCATCGGCAACTACTTCGCCGAGGCGAAGCTGCTGAACATCGCGCACCAGTACCAGCAGGCGACCGACTGGCACAAGCGTACGCCCGTAGGCGTGTAATCCCCGACGCTACTGAACAAAGAGAGAACACTATGCAATGGGAAGTCGTCATCGGTCTTGAGAACCACGTCCAGCTCACGACCCAATCGAAAATCTTCAGCGGCAGCTCGATCCGCTTCGGCGCCGAGCCGAACACGCAGGCCAGCCCGGTCGACCTGGCGCTGCCGGGCGTGCTGCCGGTGCTGAACCGCGGCGCGGTCGAGCGCGCGATCCGTTTCGGCCTGGCGGTCGGCGCAAAAATCGCGCCGCAGTCGGTTTTCGCGCGCAAGAACTACTTTTATCCCGACCTGCCGAAGGGTTACCAGATCAGCCAGTTCGAAGATCCGGTGGTCCAGGGCGGCACCATCAGCTTCGCCTATGAAAAAGACGGCAAGCTGGAGACGAAGACCGTCAACCTGACCCGCGCCCACCTCGAAGAGGATGCGGGCAAATCGCTGCACGAAGACTATGCCGGCATGAGCGGCATCGACCTGAATCGCGCCGGCACGCCGCTGCTCGAGATCGTGTCCGAGCCCGAGATGCGCAGCGCGAACGAGGCCGTCGCGTATGCCAAGGCCCTGCACTCGCTGGTGATGTGGCTGGGCGTCTGTGACGGCAATATGCAGGAGGGTTCGTTTCGCTGCGACGTCAACGTCTCGGTGCGCCCGGTCGGCCAGAAGGAATTCGGCACCCGCTGCGAGATCAAGAACCTGAACTCGTTCCGCTTCATGGAAGAAGCGATCCACTACGAGGTGCGGCGCCAGATCGAGCTGATCGAGGACGGCGGCAAGGTGATTCAGGCGACGCGCCTGTGGGACCCTGACCGCAAGGAGACGCGCTCGATGCGCACCAAGGAAGACGCCCAGGATTATCGCTACTTCCCCGACCCGGACCTGCCGCCTTTGGTGATCGGCCAGGACTGGATCGACCGCGTGAAGGCCGAGATGCCCGAACTGCCGGGCGCCCTGCGCGCGCGCTTCACGGGAGAATACGGCCTGCCGGAGTACGACGCCCTGGTGTTGACTTCGTCGAAGGCGATGGCGAACTACTACGAAGCCGTGGTGGCGAAGGCCGGTAAGGAAAACGCCAAGGCCGCCGCCAACTGGATGATGGGCGACGTCTCGTCGACCCTGAACCGTGAAGGTGTCGACCTGGCCGACTCGCCGGTAAGCGCCGCCCAACTGGCGCTGCTGCTCAAGCGCATCGCCGACGGCACGATCTCGAACAAGGCCGGCAAGGAAGTCTTCGCCGCGATGTGGGAAGCCGGGTCGGACGACGAGAACCTGGCCGACACCGTGATCGAGCAGAAGGGCCTGAAGCAGATCTCGGACACGGGTGCGCTGGAAGCGATCGTCGACGAAGTCCTGGCGGCCAACGCCAAGTCGGTTGAACAATATCGCGCCGGCAAGGAAGCAGCCATCAACGCCCTGATCGGCCAGACGATGAAAGCCTCGAAAGGCAAGGCCAATCCAGCCCAGGTCACCGAACTGCTGAAGCAAAAACTCGCCGGCTAAATCCCTTTCAGCCCATCGACAATGAGGGTCAGAGTAGAATTACTGAGCAATTTCTTAAGATTGCCGGCAATTCGACGCTGACCCTCATGGCTTTCATACCCAAGAAATTATTCAGGTCGGGCACCCTGTCCCCACTTAATGAGCTTATGCGAGAAATTGCTCAATAATTCTACACTGACCCTCATTATTAAGACGGCTCAGGATTCCCTCGAGTCAGCAATTGCCAGGCGTAATCCTCAAGCACTCACGACACTTTCACCTCTTATTTCAGATGGCAATTGAATCGAGTCCGCAGAACAACTAATTAAACAGGGTCAACGTCGAATTGTTTGACAACTTTGAGGAATTGTCCAATAAATCTACTCTGACCCTAATTAATTTGCACGACTTTCTGCAAATCTAAATTAGGGTCGGAGTCGAATTGTTTGACAACTTTGAGGAATTGCCCAATAAATCTACTCTGACCCTAATTGATGGGTTATTGTTTTAGATGCCGTAGCGGGTGCGGTAGGCGGCGACGGCGTCTTTGTGCTGGGACAGGCGCGCGTCCTGGGTGTGGGTGTCGAGGTAGGTGAACAGGTCGCTCAGGTTGGCGATCGAGATCACCGGGATGTTGAATTCGCGCGACACTTCCTGGACTGCGGACAGCTCGGACAGGGCGTCGTCCTTGCCCGAACGCTCCATGCGGTCCAGCGCAATCAGGACCGCGGCCGGTTCGGCGCCGGCGGCGCGGATCATCGTCACCGATTCGCGCACCGAGGTGCCGGCCGAGATCACGTCGTCGATGATCACCACTTTACCCTGCAGCTTCGCGCCGACGATGGTGCCGCCCTCGCCATGGTCCTTCGCTTCCTTGCG
It includes:
- the mreD gene encoding rod shape-determining protein MreD, with translation MPGRRPHYILLPVSPLFIAFSLVCAFMLNLMPWGRWVGAPDFVALVLVFWGIHQPRKVGIGVAFCMGLLMDVHDASLLGENALAYTVLSYLAIMIHRRVLWFPLLTQAMHVFPLLLLAQAIQLVVHMVVSGRFPGLLPFVESVVAVALWPVITWLLLAPQRRAVDRDHTRPI
- the mreC gene encoding rod shape-determining protein MreC; translation: MEYSPPPLFKQGAPARVKATVCALIAIVLLFVDARMGLLSGVRQVAATVLYPMQMAALMPREALANMGDYFSSLSTLQKEVQALKHQELARAQLLQQAQFQMAENAHLRRLMEGKQQLPVQSQMAEILYDARDPSTRRIVINRGSRDDVSLGLPVIDHAGVVGQVTRVFPFTSEVTLLTDKDQAIPVQVLRSGLRSIVYGRGNTGLLDLRFVAQDADIQVGDVLVTSGLDGMYPAGLAVARVTQVEKAAGSFGRVVGQPLAGIDRNRQVLVIMSHNPLPPRPAPEAPYSGSRRNMPKMPAVPTPPLPAAPLPAAGAPAAANGAPTPTPANQPAATPPAAQPTPRPAAPAATPPATTATAPTPAARTE
- a CDS encoding rod shape-determining protein, which translates into the protein MFGFLRSYFSNDLAIDLGTANTLIYVRGLGIVLDEPSVVAIRQEGGPNGKKTIQAVGKEAKQMLGKVPGNIEAIRPMKDGVIADFTVTEQMLKQFIRMVHDSKFFRPSPRIIICVPCGSTQVERRAIRESALGAGASQVYLIEEPMAAAIGAGLPVSEATGSMVVDIGGGTTEVGIISLGGMVYKGSVRVGGDKFDEAIVNYIRRNYGMLIGEQTAEAIKKAIGSAFPGSEVKEMEVKGRNLSEGIPRSFTISSNEILEALTDPLNQIVSAVKNALEQAPPELGADIAEKGMMLTGGGALLRDLDRLLMEETGLPVLAAEDPLTCVVRGSGMALERMDKLGSIFSYE
- the gatC gene encoding Asp-tRNA(Asn)/Glu-tRNA(Gln) amidotransferase subunit GatC; its protein translation is MSLTLSDVKRIANLAQLDMDDAHAETALAELNGIFALAEQMQAVDTTGVAPLAQPLSAILALPLRLRDDVVTEENRRDDYQAPAPKAQDGLYLVPKVIE
- the gatA gene encoding Asp-tRNA(Asn)/Glu-tRNA(Gln) amidotransferase subunit GatA translates to MHNKTIKELSTLLHSKQVSATELARHYLGRIDASGHNAFLHVDHELTLAQAAAADERLAQGTAGPLTGVPIAHKDIFVTRGWRTTAGSKMLDGYVSPFDATVVDRFKAAGMVTLGKVNLDEFAMGSANENSAYGAVKNPWDANAVPGGSSGGSAAAIAARLAPAATATDTGGSIRQPAAFCGVTGIKPTYGRVSRFGMIAFASSLDQGGPIAQTAEDCALLLNEMIGFDERDSTSLTVEQGNVREDYTRDLNKPLDGLRIGVPSEYFGEGLASDVESAVRAALDQFVALGAVLVDVSLPKTALSIPTYYIIAPAEASSNLSRFDGVRYGHRAAEYKDLQDMYRKTRAEGFGSEVKRRIMVGTYVLCHGYYDAYYVQAQKIRRLIADDFQAAFADKCDVIMGPVAPTVAWDLGSKTNDPVANYLADIFTLSTSLAGLPGMSIPCGFGSGKDGGEANGKRPVGLQIIGNYFAEAKLLNIAHQYQQATDWHKRTPVGV
- the gatB gene encoding Asp-tRNA(Asn)/Glu-tRNA(Gln) amidotransferase subunit GatB: MQWEVVIGLENHVQLTTQSKIFSGSSIRFGAEPNTQASPVDLALPGVLPVLNRGAVERAIRFGLAVGAKIAPQSVFARKNYFYPDLPKGYQISQFEDPVVQGGTISFAYEKDGKLETKTVNLTRAHLEEDAGKSLHEDYAGMSGIDLNRAGTPLLEIVSEPEMRSANEAVAYAKALHSLVMWLGVCDGNMQEGSFRCDVNVSVRPVGQKEFGTRCEIKNLNSFRFMEEAIHYEVRRQIELIEDGGKVIQATRLWDPDRKETRSMRTKEDAQDYRYFPDPDLPPLVIGQDWIDRVKAEMPELPGALRARFTGEYGLPEYDALVLTSSKAMANYYEAVVAKAGKENAKAAANWMMGDVSSTLNREGVDLADSPVSAAQLALLLKRIADGTISNKAGKEVFAAMWEAGSDDENLADTVIEQKGLKQISDTGALEAIVDEVLAANAKSVEQYRAGKEAAINALIGQTMKASKGKANPAQVTELLKQKLAG
- the pyrE gene encoding orotate phosphoribosyltransferase; this encodes MSDLRQQFIGFSVEAEVLKFGQFTTKAGRLSPYFFNAGLFHDGATLGKLAQFYAQTLLDSGVEFDMLFGPAYKGITLASATAVALAAKGRDTSFAYNRKEAKDHGEGGTIVGAKLQGKVVIIDDVISAGTSVRESVTMIRAAGAEPAAVLIALDRMERSGKDDALSELSAVQEVSREFNIPVISIANLSDLFTYLDTHTQDARLSQHKDAVAAYRTRYGI